A window from Plasmodium chabaudi chabaudi strain AS genome assembly, chromosome: 11 encodes these proteins:
- a CDS encoding 60S ribosomal protein L4, putative: MATIRPLANVYGINGKKVVGEVEIPVVFQTPIRHDLIEYIFSNMSKNIRHPYAVKLGAGYETSAESWGTGRAVARIPRVPGGGTHRAGQAAFGNMCRGGGMFNPTKIWRRWGRKINLKEKRYAVCSSIAASGITSLVLARGHRISNLKEVPLVASNDIESMQKTKDALKFLISLGLRDEVNRLIKSKKLRAGKGKMRNRKYKISNGPLIIYSKDSGIKKAFRNIPGVDLCNVTKLNLLKLAPGGSIGRLCIWSEDAFKKLDVIYGKTFQKYVTKKNYILPKPIVNNADIYRIINSDQVQASLLDKKSPCKKRTQNKNSLTNFAVRCRLNPAYKLLRALAVRKMKKSVSEDPKIKKDKKLKKKIAKKALQKVNHAYYNAIASSVRRKKKKEEKKAKSKKDENKALTTGGGDE; the protein is encoded by the coding sequence ATGGCAACTATAAGGCCTCTTGCAAATGTTTATGGTATCAATGGGAAGAAAGTAGTTGGAGAAGTTGAGATTCCTGTTGTGTTTCAAACCCCAATAAGGCATGATTTGAtcgaatatattttcagcAACATGtctaaaaatattaggCATCCATATGCTGTAAAATTGGGAGCAGGTTATGAAACATCAGCAGAATCATGGGGTACAGGAAGAGCAGTAGCTAGAATTCCAAGAGTACCTGGTGGAGGTACACATAGAGCTGGTCAAGCTGCCTTTGGTAATATGTGTAGAGGTGGTGGTATGTTTAATCctacaaaaatatggagAAGATGGGgaaggaaaataaatttaaaagaaaaaagatatGCTGTTTGTTCATCTATTGCAGCTAGTGGTATTACTTCATTAGTTTTAGCAAGGGGTCATAGAATATCCAATTTAAAAGAAGTTCCTTTAGTAGCTAGTAATGATATAGAAAGCATgcaaaaaacaaaagatgctcttaaatttttaattagtTTAGGATTAAGAGATGAAGTTAATAGATTAATTAAatctaaaaaattaagagcaggaaaaggaaaaatgagaaatagaaaatacaaaataagtAATGGACCActcattatttatagcaAAGATTcaggaattaaaaaagctTTTAGAAACATTCCAGGTGTCGACTTATGTAACGTTACAAAATTAaacttattaaaattagCTCCAGGAGGTTCTATTGGTAGATTATGCATATGGAGTGAAGATGCtttcaaaaaattggatgttatttatggaaaaacatttcaaaaatatgttactaagaaaaattatatattaccaAAGCCTATTGTTAACAATGCTGATATATACAGAATAATTAACAGTGACCAGGTTCAAGCTAGCTTATTAGATAAAAAGAGCCCATGCAAAAAGAGAACCCAAAACAAAAACTCATTAACAAACTTTGCTGTTAGATGTAGACTTAACCCagcatataaattattaagaGCCTTAGCAGTacgaaaaatgaaaaaaagtgTTTCTGAAGAtccaaaaattaaaaaagataaaaaattgaaaaaaaaaatagccaaGAAAGCATTACAAAAAGTAAACCATGCATACTATAATGCAATTGCATCCTCTGTTagaagaaagaaaaagaaagaagagaaaaaagcaaaatctaaaaaagatgaaaataaagccCTTACAACAGGTGGCGGTGACGAATAA
- a CDS encoding subtilisin-like protease 3, putative, with the protein MRVKYFRYMHIWSLIYNVWKVIQFNDVNTIYNSSADIIDISKQNEIKWGRTNIKIRILNQTSGKELEINKDIKTNIHDIFSSTDNDNITDEMIMKNYKNVKKKKLKKSKKIHKLIISFKNENKMLNNPNLMNKPFLSFLNYCGKIKKLENTNLYLYDITSNKNELLVKFCLYALKNSNQINIEADYKLNPGDYAKLLKKLKKKKKTSLHSEGKEQTFHVNNSSMFKKIHTNLKKYNKTNIVEECNDISEVAKGVKLSSLYEKQNVNVCIIDTGIDYGHTNLKESIIDMKATEGNYYHKKKQNNKYNFSDISNPLDKHGHGTFIAGIVAGNANMTDKDTKEGIQGINKMAKLIICKALNNNNVGNVSDILDCFDYCSEKNAKIINASFSSTKNYPSLYYAMKELERKGIFVVTSSGNCIQKSDDSPNGQAQSESNKEIMQRHGHTECNLNLAKLYPSAYSQSLTNLLVISNIIKDSNNDIVLSNDSCYSNKYVHFGVPGNDILSTHINNQYATSSGSSFSAAVVTGAISLLLSINPNFNNKEIIELIQKAIVPVNNLKDKVKWGGYLNVHSLVKLAIEKMQLELKD; encoded by the coding sequence ATGAGagttaaatattttcgatatatgcatatatggtCTCTGATATATAATGTCTGGAAAGTAATTCAGTTTAATGATGTTAACACAATTTATAATAGTTCAGCAGACATTATTGACATTAGCAAACagaatgaaataaaatgggGAAGgactaatataaaaataagaatacTAAATCAGACAAGTGGCAAAGaattagaaataaataaagatataaagACAAATATacatgatatattttcaagCACTGacaatgataatattactGATGAAAtgattatgaaaaattataaaaatgtaaagaaaaaaaaattaaaaaagtcTAAAAAAATccataaattaattataagttttaaaaatgaaaataaaatgttaaaTAATCCAAATTTGATGAATAAACCATTTCTTAGCTTTCTTAATTATTGtggtaaaataaaaaaattagaaaatacaaatttatatctttatgATATAacttcaaataaaaatgaattattagtaaagttttgtttatatgctttaaaaaatagtaaccAAATTAATATCGAGGCTGATTATAAACTTAACCCAGGGGATTATGCAAAGCttttaaagaaattaaaaaaaaaaaaaaaaacctCTTTACATTCGGAGGGAAAAGAACAAACCTTTCATGTAAATAATTCCTCTATGTTTAAAAAGATTcatacaaatttaaaaaaatataataaaacgaATATTGTTGAAGAATGTAATGATATAAGTGAAGTTGCAAAAGGAGTTAAGCTGTCTagtttatatgaaaaacaaaatgttAATGTTTGTATTATAGATACAGGAATAGATTATGGTCATACTAATTTAAAAGAGTCTATTATAGATATGAAAGCTACGGAAggaaattattatcataaaaaaaaacaaaataataaatataatttttctgaTATATCTAACCCATTAGATAAACATGGACATGGTACCTTTATAGCAGGTATTGTTGCAGGAAATGCAAATATGACTGATAAAGATACTAAAGAAGGAATACAAGGAATAAATAAGATggcaaaattaataatttgtaaagctttaaataataataatgttgGTAATGTAAGTGATATATTAGATTGTTTTGATTATTgttcagaaaaaaatgcaaaaattattaatgcAAGTTTTTCTagtacaaaaaattatcctTCTTTATATTATGCAATGAAGGAATTGGAAAGAAAAGGAATTTTTGTTGTTACATCGTCCGGAAATTGCATACAAAAAAGTGATGATTCCCCAAATGGCCAAGCACAATCAGAGagtaataaagaaattatgCAAAGACATGGACATACAGAATGTAACTTAAATTTAGCAAAACTATACCCATCTGCTTATTCCCAAAGTTTAACAAATCTACTAGTCATATCTAACATTATTAAAGattcaaataatgatattgttttatcaaATGATTCATGTTATAGTAATAAGTATGTTCATTTTGGAGTACCAGgaaatgatattttatcaacCCATATTAATAACCAGTATGCTACAAGTAGTGGTTCCTCTTTTTCAGCTGCTGTTGTTACAGGAGccatttcattattactTTCAATAAACcccaattttaataataaagagaTTATTGAATTAATTCAAAAGGCAATAGTACcagtaaataatttaaaggACAAAGTAAAATGGGGAGGATATCTAAATGTACATTCACTTGTCAAGCTAGCGATAGAGAAAATGCAACTCGAATTGAAGGATTAA
- a CDS encoding PIMMS2 protein, putative, translated as MVLLNGKRKYIAVVAIFYSFIILLVKEKFPYICTQKKSHTINNRILYEYLNNFVSKDIFRREDITLNNLNFVQTNLKYDKDVEIKENNDAQNADDNIFQRMYKFVLNFFYENKKDSTNKYMKYGKYEHFNKINDIFEFMRNNGLPINITSVCLIDTGLDIKDEIINHFLNNDISTYNSDTFHSVNINYKNADSFNFEINTENRDEDDYPEYESTFLENHNGDGSYEANSTSQGDPLKWGEKKYKKGMDLQRSGIHVETCKAFDNSKESKNGSNIIPIIKCLEYCKTKNVKIIHIDYNINEKNEELIEIIEDLKNSEIFLLLPSKGLLNEKSYEDNSVAYPSSFFENSENVFFIGSLNYLDVFSYDVNIASNSQAQKNEYLKYRKDNVFLFDSINGSLKKGNDHDISYYEVRYSSAFFINILTTILNVYPNISINELRNMLSYSIIPEETDELKSQDIFEGNFEINKFIHGLLNGETNSSEYVRKSKDVPSKEFTNKEFVSEDQEDDIVEAEVEVEAEAEVEAEAEVEAEVEAEAEVEAEVEAEVEAEADSSADADYDKDGLDEDPINETDELDEPNEDSYEDNQSEKLLEDENYEFEEDPSKDLHSVKENDIYVLENENPFNSSFMQISYDDKVRPKYVDNLDEGNYRPQYEMNRYPIISGDSLRGRQNMNNIQMVNDDIHYSENANNIEELYDNNFEGYRGNNLNQEYNKNYDNNKNVNSEFGGLNNWRRNNEGSYLNDSEEVHHPFEWMDMQAGDIYRDKKNRLKENNYDNNETEIRRRRKRGRGGENKRGRSMKNRNMRKTKKLGRDVKNRRYINRRTKRQIDKENKYNNSALKRQEMKSYNNSQKAPKIIPRRYSR; from the coding sequence ATGGTCCTTTTAAATGGAAAGCGAAAATATATCGCGGTTGTAGCGATATTTTACagctttattattttattagttAAGGAAAAGTTTCCTTATATATGTACCCAAAAAAAATCCCATACAATTAATAATCGAATTctttatgaatatttgaataattttgtatccAAAGACATTTTTAGACGCGAAGATATAACTCTTAATAATCTCAATTTTGTTCAAACAAACTTGAAATATGATAAGGATGTTgaaattaaagaaaataatgatgcaCAAAATGctgatgataatatatttcaaagGATGTATAAGTTTGttttaaactttttttatgaaaataaaaaagatagtacaaacaaatatatgaaatatggaaaatatgaacactttaataaaataaatgacatttttgaatttatgAGAAACAATGGGTTACCAATTAATATAACCTCAGTATGTTTAATAGACACTGGATTGGATATTAAGGATGAGATAATTaaccattttttaaataatgatattagTACATATAATAGTGATACATTTCATTCagttaatataaattataaaaatgctgattcatttaattttgaaataaataccGAAAATCGTGACGAAGATGATTATCCTGAATATGAGTCTACCTTTTTGGAAAATCATAATGGAGATGGATCATATGAAGCTAATTCGACGAGCCAAGGTGATCCATTAAAATGGGgagaaaagaaatataagaaAGGTATGGATTTACAAAGAAGTGGTATACATGTAGAAACATGCAAAGCATTTGATAATAGTAAAGAATCAAAAAATGGCTCGAATATAATTCCTATAATTAAATGTCTAGAATATTGTAAAAccaaaaatgtaaaaataattcatatagattataatataaatgaaaaaaacgaagaaTTAATAGAGATTATAgaagatttaaaaaattcagaAATATTTCTACTTTTACCATCGAAAGGGTTACTTAATGAAAAATCTTATGAAGATAATTCTGTAGCATATCcatcttcattttttgaaaattcggaaaatgttttttttattggaTCACTGAATTATTTGGATGTCTTTTCTTATGACGTTAATATTGCTTCTAATTCTCAAGctcaaaaaaatgaatatttaaaatatcgaAAAGATAATGTTTTCCTTTTCGATAGTATAAATGgaagtttaaaaaaaggaaacgATCATGATATATCCTATTATGAAGTTAGATATAGTTccgcattttttataaatatactaaCGACAATCCTAAATGTATATCCAAATATATCTATTAATGAGTTACGAAATATGTTAAGCTATTCAATAATACCAGAAGAAACGGACGAATTAAAAAGCCAAGATATTTTTGAGGGCAATTTTgagataaataaatttattcatGGCTTATTAAATGGGGAAACCAATTCATCTGAATATGTTCGAAAATCTAAAGATGTGCCATCGAAAGAGTTCACGAACAAAGAGTTTGTTTCAGAGGATCAGGAAGATGATATCGTAGAAGCAGAAGTAGAAGTAGAAGCAGAAGCAGAAGTAGAAGCAGAAGCAGAAGTCGAAGCGGAAGTAGAAGCAGAAGCGGAAGTAGAAGCGGAAGTAGAAGCAGAAGTAGAAGCAGAAGCAGATTCGTCTGCCGATGCCGATTATGACAAAGATGGACTCGATGAGGACCCAATAAATGAGACGGACGAATTAGATGAACCTAATGAGGATTCCTACGAAGATAATCAGAGTGAGAAATTATTAGAGGACGAAAATTATGAGTTTGAAGAGGACCCATCCAAAGATTTACATAGTGTTAAGgaaaatgatatttatgttttagaaaatgaaaacccATTTAATAGCAGTTTTATGCAAATAAGTTATGACGATAAAGTACGACCAAAATATGTAGACAATTTAGATGAAGGGAATTATAGACCTCAATATGAGATGAATAGATACCCTATAATTTCAGGAGACAGTTTGAGAGGTAgacaaaatatgaataatattcaAATGGTCAATGATGATATACATTATTCGGAAAATGCAAACAATATAGAAGAATTATATGATAACAATTTTGAAGGTTATAGAGGaaacaatttaaatcaagagtataataaaaattatgacaATAATAAGAATGTTAATAGCGAATTCGGGGGTTTAAATAATTGGAGAAGAAATAATGAGGGATCATATTTGAATGATAGTGAAGAAGTACATCATCCATTTGAATGGATGGATATGCAAGCAGGTGATATTTATcgagataaaaaaaatcgattaaaggaaaataattatgataataatgagACAGAAATAAGGAGAAGGAGAAAAAGAGGAAGAGGTggagaaaataaaagaggCAGATCTATGAAGAATCGAAATATgcgaaaaacaaaaaaattgggTCGTgatgtaaaaaatagaagGTACATAAATAGACGGACTAAAAGACAGATAGataaggaaaataaatataataatagtgcACTAAAAAGACAAGAAATGaaatcatataataattcacAAAAAGCTCCGAAAATAATTCCAAGAAGATATTCTAGATAA
- a CDS encoding subtilisin-like protease 1, putative: MEFSKMRTVFIYACVVSLALCTVSAHTDLMNQEKANKEKDVKKIIEDLRFLEKVDAILENSNMTIDDVEADDDAYNPDEDAPKEELNKIEMEKKKAEEEEKHSKKNREEKKNKSLRLIVSENHTTSPSFFEESIIQEDFMSFIQSKGDIVNLKNLKSMIIELNSDMTDKELEDYITLLKKKGAHVESDELVGADSIYVDIIKEAVKRGDTSINFKKMHSNMLEVENKTYDKLNSKLEKPKNSKKQSVFNDEYRNLQWGLDLARLDEAHELMKDNLVEDTKVCVVDSGIDYTHPDIRDSIYVNLKELNGKSGVDDDNNGVVDDIYGANYVSNNGDPWDDHNHGTHVAGIISAIGNNSIGVVGVNPKSKLVICKALDDKKLGRLGNIFKCIDYCISKEVSVINGSFSFDEYSSVFSSTIEYLAKVGILFVVSASNCLHSLNSIPDIKKCDLSVNAKYPSVLSPRHDNLLVIANLKKKRNDEYAVSINSFYSDIYCHVSAPGSNIYSTATHRSYMELSGTSMASPHVAGIASIILSINPELTYKQVIDILKNSVVKLDSHKKKVIWGGYIDILKAVKNAVSSKNSYIRSQGISIWKKKKRN; the protein is encoded by the coding sequence atggaattttcaaaaatgagaaccgtttttatttatgcttGTGTTGTAAGCTTGGCTTTGTGTACAGTATCGGCACATACAGATTTAATGAATCAGGAAAAagcaaataaagaaaaggatgtaaaaaaaataatcgaAGATTTAcgatttttagaaaaagtTGATGcaattttagaaaatagTAACATGACAATTGATGATGTTGAAGCAGATGATGATGCATATAATCCAGATGAGGATGCACCAAAAGAAgaattaaacaaaatagaaatggaaaagaaaaaagcgGAAGAAGAGGAAAAAcattctaaaaaaaatagagaagaaaaaaaaaataaatctttAAGATTAATTGTTAGTGAAAATCATACAACTAGTCCATCATTTTTCGAAGAATCAATTATCCAAGAAGATTTTATGTCATTTATTCAAAGTAAAGGAGATAttgtaaatttaaaaaatttaaaatctATGATAATTGAATTAAATTCAGATATGACAGATAAAGAATTAGAAGACtatataacattattaaaaaaaaagggagCACATGTAGAATCAGATGAATTAGTAGGAGCTGATTCTATATATGTAGACATCATAAAAGAGGCAGTAAAAAGAGGAGATACATCtatcaattttaaaaagatGCATTCAAATATGTTAGAagtagaaaataaaacatatgataaattaaatagtaaattagaaaaaccaaaaaattcaaaaaaacaatCTGTTTTTAATGATGAATATAGAAATTTACAATGGGGTCTAGATTTAGCTCGTTTAGATGAGGCTCACGAATTGATGAAAGATAATTTAGTTGAAGATACAAAAGTATGTGTAGTAGATAGTGGTATAGATTATACTCACCCAGATATAAGAGATAGtatttatgtaaatttaaaagaattaaatgGAAAAAGTGGTGTtgatgatgataataatggaGTAGTTGATGATATATATGGTGCTAATTATGTAAGTAACAATGGAGATCCATGGGATGATCATAATCATGGAACTCATGTTGCAGGTATCATTTCAGCAATTGGAAATAATTCTATTGGCGTGGTTGGAGTAAACCCAAAATCGAAATTAGTTATTTGTAAAGCTCtagatgataaaaaattaggTAGATTaggtaatatatttaaatgtatTGACTATTGTATTAGTAAGGAGGTTAGTGTTATTAATGGAAGTTTTTCTTTTGATGAATATAGTAGTGTATTTAGTTCAACTATTGAGTATTTAGCAAAGGTgggaattttatttgttgttTCTGCAAGTAATTGTTTACACTCTCTAAATTCTATTccagatataaaaaaatgtgattTATCTGTTAATGCTAAATATCCATCAGTACTTTCACCACGACATGACAATCTCCTTGTTATTGCaaacttaaaaaagaaaagaaatgaTGAATATGCAGTTTCTATAAACTCCTTTTATAGTGATATTTACTGTCATGTTTCAGCACCAGgttcaaatatttattctaCTGCTACCCATCGTTCATATATGGAATTAAGTGGAACATCTATGGCTTCTCCTCATGTTGCTGGTATTGCTTCCATCATTTTATCAATCAATCCCGAATTGACATATAAACAAGTTAtagatattttaaaaaattccgTTGTAAAATTGGATtcccataaaaaaaaagttatatgGGGTGGTTATATCGACATATTAAAGGCAGTAAAAAATGCCGTATCCTCAAAAAATTCGTACATAAGATCTCAAGGCATTAGCATATggaagaagaagaaaagaaaTTGA